The Miscanthus floridulus cultivar M001 chromosome 17, ASM1932011v1, whole genome shotgun sequence genome has a window encoding:
- the LOC136515558 gene encoding large ribosomal subunit protein uL22-like gives MLPNELSDVENTRETTFALRKLSLTKAKRYLEDVIAHKQAIPFHRYCGGVGRTTQAKSRHSNGQGRWPVKSARFILDLLKNADCNAEVKGLDVDTLYVLHIQCSIFLFTRFLSQFIMQVQFFPHEFITGTMDLTNQLKEWDEMATKLKADFEDMKLKL, from the exons ATGCTGCCAAATGAACTGTCAGATGTTGAA AACACCCGTGAAACAACTTTTGCCCTTAGGAAGTTGTCACTCACCAAGGCCAAGAGGTACCTTGAGGATGTGATTGCCCACAAGCAGGCCATCCCGTTCCACAGGTATTGTGGTGGTGTTGGGCGTACTACTCAGGCTAAGTCTCGCCACTCAAATGGGCAGGGACGCTGGCCTGTCAAGTCTGCTAGATTCATTCTAGACCTTCTCAAGAATGCTGATTGCAATGCTGAG GTAAAAGGTCTTGATGTGGATACCCTCTATGTGTTGCACATTCAA TGCTCTATTTTCCTGTTTACACGCTTTCTTTCTCAATTTATCATGCAAGTTCAGTTCTTCCCTCATGAATTTATCACTG GTACCATGGATCTTACAAACCAGCTCAAGGAGTGGGACGAGATGGCTACCAAACTAAAGGCGGACTTTGAGGATATGAAATTGAAGTTATAG